The proteins below come from a single Halostagnicola larsenii XH-48 genomic window:
- a CDS encoding OB-fold domain-containing protein, with protein sequence MTMEAYRYEDGSISYPGHPIGPDGSEPVETIDLSEYTAEVITWTTSTATPPGVREPNTLAIVEFDVDGEPVRAIGQAADDDIETGDEVEPVYVDELREPGAGIREPDSQEWDGYRFEPI encoded by the coding sequence ATGACTATGGAAGCCTACCGGTACGAAGACGGATCGATCAGCTACCCCGGCCACCCGATCGGCCCGGACGGCAGCGAACCGGTCGAGACGATCGACCTGAGCGAGTACACCGCCGAGGTGATCACGTGGACGACGAGCACGGCGACGCCGCCCGGCGTCCGCGAGCCGAACACGCTTGCGATCGTCGAATTCGATGTTGACGGCGAGCCGGTTCGCGCGATCGGACAGGCAGCAGACGACGACATCGAGACGGGCGACGAAGTCGAACCGGTCTACGTCGACGAACTCCGAGAACCGGGCGCGGGAATCAGAGAACCCGATAGTCAGGAGTGGGACGGCTACCGGTTCGAACCGATCTGA